Proteins encoded by one window of Akkermansia muciniphila ATCC BAA-835:
- the carB gene encoding carbamoyl-phosphate synthase large subunit has translation MPKDTSIKKILVIGSGPIVIGQGCEFDYSGTQACKALREEGYEVVLVNSNPATIMTDPETAPRTYIEPITPEFVEKIIIREKPDALLPTLGGQTALNCAMELHRSGVLEREKVRMIGANANAIDRGEDRNLFKEAMLRIGLDVPRSGIAHTMEEARRVAGDIGTFPLIVRPAFTLGGMGGGVAYNKTEFEEICARGLDLSPVSEILIEESLIGWKEFEMEVMRDRADNCVVICSIENIDPMGVHTGDSITVAPIQTLTDREYQAMRDASFAVIREIGVETGGSNIQFAINPANGRMIVIEMNPRVSRSSALASKATGFPIAKLAAKLAIGYTLDELRNDITRETPACFEPTIDYVVTKVPRFTFEKFKQADEHLTTSMKSVGEAMAIGRTFKESLQKALRSLETGRWGWGFDAKAPQAPSAEEITRKLAVPTAERIFWIQTAFSNGFSLDEVQQLTQIDPWFLAQMQDLAKAGDSLDKLDLREAKKLGFSDRQIALARGTTEENIRKERLEQGIVPGYRLVDTCAAEFEAYTPYFYSTYGDENEARETGRKKILILGGGPNRIGQGIEFDYCCVHASMALREMGYETIIVNSNPETVSTDYDSSDKLFFEPLTLEDVLHICEQEKPDGVIVQFGGQTPLNLANALEAHGVPIIGTSPRAIDLAEDREHFSALLKELGLKQAEAGTATNVEDAAAIAARIGYPVLLRPSFVLGGRGMIIVYEEKELRRYMNEAVEASEERPVLIDRFLENAVEIDVDVIADRERAVIGAIMQHVEPAGIHSGDSASMIPAMGISMKMHKEITRASKELASKLNVCGLMNIQFAVKDEQLYVIEVNPRASRTVPFVSKSIGKPLAKLAAQVMAGKTLAELGFTREITPEYYCVKEAVFPWGRFPGIDVVLGPEMKSTGEVMGIDPDPDIAFAKSQVSAFNPLPTEGKVFISVNDRDKERVLHMARQLADMGFTLCATRGTMIHLLQHDIECERAYKVNEARRPNIVDHIKNGDIDFIINTPGSHDARADDIIIRSSAIAAKTSYCTNLASAQACVNAIEALKNKNLQVCTIQEYHAQNL, from the coding sequence ATGCCTAAAGACACCTCCATCAAAAAGATTCTCGTGATCGGGTCCGGCCCGATCGTCATCGGCCAGGGCTGCGAATTCGACTACTCCGGCACCCAGGCCTGCAAAGCCCTCCGGGAAGAGGGTTATGAAGTAGTGCTGGTCAATTCCAATCCCGCCACCATCATGACGGATCCGGAGACAGCTCCACGCACTTATATTGAACCGATTACTCCGGAGTTCGTGGAGAAAATCATCATCCGGGAAAAACCGGATGCCCTCCTCCCGACCCTGGGCGGGCAGACAGCCCTGAACTGCGCCATGGAACTGCACCGCAGCGGCGTGCTGGAAAGGGAAAAGGTGCGTATGATCGGCGCCAACGCAAACGCCATTGACCGCGGGGAGGACCGCAACCTGTTCAAGGAAGCCATGCTCCGCATTGGCCTGGACGTGCCGCGTTCCGGCATTGCGCATACCATGGAGGAAGCGCGCCGGGTGGCCGGGGATATTGGCACCTTTCCCCTGATTGTCCGCCCCGCCTTTACGCTGGGCGGCATGGGAGGCGGCGTGGCGTACAACAAAACGGAATTTGAAGAGATATGCGCCCGGGGGCTGGATCTTTCCCCCGTTTCCGAAATCCTGATTGAAGAGTCCCTGATCGGCTGGAAAGAGTTTGAAATGGAGGTAATGAGGGACCGCGCGGACAATTGCGTCGTCATTTGCTCCATTGAGAACATCGACCCCATGGGCGTGCATACCGGGGATTCCATCACCGTAGCCCCCATCCAGACACTCACGGACCGAGAATACCAGGCCATGAGGGACGCTTCTTTTGCCGTCATCCGGGAGATCGGGGTGGAAACGGGCGGTTCCAACATCCAGTTCGCCATTAATCCGGCCAACGGCCGCATGATTGTCATTGAAATGAACCCCCGCGTTTCCCGCTCTTCCGCGCTGGCTTCCAAGGCCACAGGGTTCCCCATTGCCAAACTGGCCGCCAAACTGGCCATAGGCTATACGCTGGACGAATTGCGGAATGACATCACGCGGGAAACGCCCGCCTGCTTTGAGCCCACCATCGACTATGTGGTTACCAAGGTTCCCCGCTTCACGTTTGAAAAGTTCAAGCAGGCGGACGAACACCTGACCACGTCCATGAAATCCGTAGGGGAGGCCATGGCCATCGGTCGTACTTTCAAGGAATCCCTGCAAAAGGCCTTGCGTTCCCTGGAAACGGGACGCTGGGGCTGGGGATTTGACGCGAAGGCCCCGCAGGCTCCTTCCGCAGAAGAAATCACGCGGAAACTGGCTGTTCCCACGGCAGAACGCATTTTCTGGATTCAAACGGCGTTCAGCAACGGATTTTCCCTGGATGAAGTGCAGCAGCTTACCCAGATTGATCCCTGGTTCCTGGCACAAATGCAGGACCTGGCCAAGGCGGGAGACAGCCTGGACAAGCTGGATCTGCGGGAAGCCAAGAAGCTGGGCTTTTCCGACAGGCAGATCGCCCTGGCCCGGGGAACCACGGAAGAAAACATCCGGAAGGAACGCCTGGAACAGGGCATTGTGCCCGGATACCGGCTGGTGGATACCTGCGCCGCGGAATTCGAAGCCTACACCCCCTACTTTTATTCCACCTATGGAGATGAAAATGAAGCCCGCGAAACAGGCAGAAAAAAAATCCTCATCCTGGGCGGCGGCCCAAACCGCATTGGCCAGGGGATTGAGTTCGACTACTGCTGCGTGCACGCCTCCATGGCTCTGCGGGAAATGGGCTACGAAACCATCATCGTGAACTCCAACCCGGAAACCGTCTCCACGGACTATGATTCCTCCGACAAGCTTTTCTTCGAACCCCTGACGCTGGAAGACGTGCTCCATATCTGTGAACAGGAGAAGCCGGACGGCGTCATCGTCCAGTTCGGAGGACAGACGCCGCTGAACCTGGCCAATGCGCTGGAAGCCCACGGCGTGCCTATTATCGGCACCAGCCCCAGGGCCATTGACCTGGCGGAAGACCGCGAACATTTTTCCGCCCTGTTGAAGGAACTGGGGCTGAAACAGGCGGAGGCAGGAACAGCCACCAATGTGGAGGACGCCGCCGCCATTGCCGCGCGCATCGGTTACCCGGTGCTGCTGCGCCCCTCCTTCGTGCTGGGCGGACGCGGCATGATCATCGTATATGAGGAAAAAGAACTGCGCCGGTACATGAATGAAGCCGTGGAAGCTTCCGAGGAACGCCCCGTTCTGATTGATCGCTTCCTGGAAAATGCCGTAGAGATTGACGTGGATGTCATCGCGGACAGGGAGCGCGCCGTCATCGGAGCCATCATGCAGCATGTGGAACCGGCAGGCATCCATTCAGGGGATTCCGCCAGCATGATTCCCGCCATGGGAATTTCCATGAAAATGCACAAGGAAATCACGCGGGCTTCCAAGGAACTGGCAAGCAAACTGAACGTCTGCGGGCTGATGAACATCCAGTTTGCCGTAAAAGACGAACAGCTTTACGTCATTGAGGTGAATCCCCGCGCCTCCCGCACCGTTCCGTTCGTCTCCAAATCCATCGGCAAGCCCCTCGCCAAGCTGGCCGCACAGGTCATGGCCGGCAAAACGCTGGCGGAACTGGGCTTTACCCGGGAAATCACTCCGGAATACTATTGCGTGAAGGAAGCCGTTTTCCCATGGGGCCGCTTCCCGGGCATCGACGTGGTGCTGGGGCCGGAAATGAAATCCACCGGAGAGGTGATGGGCATTGATCCGGACCCGGATATCGCTTTCGCAAAATCCCAGGTCAGTGCATTCAATCCCCTGCCGACGGAAGGCAAAGTCTTCATCTCCGTGAATGACCGGGACAAGGAACGGGTGCTTCACATGGCCCGGCAGCTGGCGGACATGGGATTCACGCTGTGCGCCACGCGCGGCACGATGATTCACCTGCTCCAGCACGACATTGAATGCGAACGCGCCTACAAAGTCAACGAGGCGCGCCGCCCCAACATCGTGGACCATATTAAAAACGGGGATATTGATTTCATCATCAACACCCCCGGCTCCCACGACGCGCGGGCGGACGACATCATCATCCGTTCCTCCGCCATTGCCGCCAAAACCTCCTATTGCACCAACCTGGCTTCCGCGCAGGCCTGCGTGAATGCCATTGAGGCGCTGAAGAACAAAAATCTTCAGGTGTGCACTATTCAGGAGTACCACGCCCAAAACCTTTAA
- a CDS encoding GDP-L-fucose synthase family protein, which produces MKKNSRIFVAGHHGLVGSAIWKSLEDKGYSHLIGRPHKELDLEDPAAVREFFDREKPEYVFLAAAFVGGIIANSRYRADFIFRNLQIQQNVIGESFRHGVSKLLFLGSTCIYPREAPQPMKENALLTSPLEYTNEPYAIAKIAGLKMCESFNLQYGTNYIAVMPTNLYGPNDNFHLENSHVLPAMVRKIHLAKCLMEGDWNAVRKDLNARPVEQVDGTAEEKEILAVLAKYGITPGSVELWGTGTPLREFLWSEDMADACVHVMEQVDFSQLQEGGREVRNCHINIGTGKEISIGGLARLIAATAGYRGNLAFNADKPDGTMRKLTDVSKLHSLGWKHRVELEEGVERIYRWYLSRMEADGN; this is translated from the coding sequence ATGAAAAAAAACAGCAGAATCTTTGTGGCCGGACACCACGGCCTCGTCGGTTCCGCCATCTGGAAATCCCTGGAAGACAAAGGCTATTCCCACCTGATTGGCCGGCCGCACAAAGAACTGGATCTGGAAGACCCTGCGGCCGTCCGGGAGTTTTTTGACCGGGAAAAGCCGGAATACGTCTTTCTGGCAGCGGCGTTTGTGGGCGGCATCATCGCCAACTCCCGCTACCGGGCGGACTTCATCTTCCGCAACCTTCAGATTCAGCAGAACGTCATCGGGGAAAGCTTCCGGCATGGCGTATCCAAGCTCCTCTTCCTGGGGAGCACCTGCATCTACCCGCGCGAAGCTCCCCAGCCCATGAAGGAAAACGCCCTGCTCACCTCCCCGCTGGAATACACCAACGAACCCTATGCCATTGCCAAAATAGCAGGGCTGAAAATGTGCGAAAGCTTCAACCTGCAATACGGCACCAACTACATCGCCGTCATGCCTACAAATCTGTACGGCCCCAATGACAATTTCCACCTGGAAAACAGCCACGTGCTGCCCGCCATGGTACGCAAGATACACCTGGCCAAGTGCCTGATGGAGGGAGACTGGAACGCCGTGCGGAAAGATCTGAACGCGCGCCCAGTGGAACAGGTGGACGGCACGGCTGAAGAAAAGGAAATCCTGGCCGTGCTGGCCAAATACGGCATTACCCCCGGTTCCGTGGAACTGTGGGGTACGGGAACTCCCCTGCGAGAGTTCCTGTGGAGCGAAGACATGGCGGACGCCTGCGTCCATGTGATGGAGCAAGTGGATTTCAGCCAGCTGCAAGAAGGAGGAAGGGAAGTGCGGAACTGCCACATCAATATCGGAACCGGGAAAGAAATCTCCATCGGCGGACTGGCCCGCCTGATTGCCGCTACGGCAGGGTACCGGGGAAATCTGGCGTTCAACGCAGACAAGCCGGACGGCACCATGCGCAAGCTGACGGACGTCTCCAAGCTGCACTCCCTGGGCTGGAAACACCGGGTGGAGCTGGAAGAGGGAGTGGAACGCATTTACCGGTGGTATCTGAGCCGGATGGAAGCCGACGGCAACTGA
- a CDS encoding glutamine synthetase III: MMSDSTRTQAISAIASLPVGGASESAPVSIDYYGADVFSTEVMKKYLPKDTAKTLLATIQDGLPLNADIAADVAHAMKQWALERGATHYTHWFQPMTGSTAEKHDSFLDPKGMEPIMSFSGKNLIVSEPDASSFPSGGLRCTFEARGYTAWDPTSPAFIKRHGNGATLCIPTAYCSYTGDALDKKTPLLRSRQALGNAVKKLMKSFGLPDEHVTITLGPEQEYFLIDKNFYLNRPDLVQTGRTLFGAPPAKHQQLEDHYFGSIKPRILNFMSDVEQELWRLGIPAKTRHNEVAPAQFELAPLFEDVNLAIDHNMLVMEVLRQQASKHGLVCLLHEKPFAGVNGSGKHNNWSISYGNKNLLDPGSDPQQNAIFLTVLTAIIEAVDKHSDLLRNSVASAGNDHRLGANEAPPAIISIFLGAQLNEVIENMINGSSGCGKRNDTLKIGVDTLPVLPRDATDRNRTSPFAFTGNKFEFRAPGSSQSCAGPMMTLNTIVAESLDSLAEELSSFAPETFLPQLQETLKRRISEHKRIIFNGDNYSEEWVKEAERRGLPNLKNTMTALHTLVNEKNVALFEKYGVFSRRELESRFEIFLEEYHRRIRIEGRLSWEMAATIILPALRNEYGQTVAALSRALEARRTNGTAALQKLADKLGDALDSIVSDLDTLETALTSCHEDILAAMSRLRTSVDAAETLVNDRSWPLPKYREMLFIY, from the coding sequence ATGATGAGTGACTCGACACGAACACAAGCCATCAGCGCCATCGCTTCCCTGCCCGTGGGCGGAGCAAGCGAGAGCGCTCCGGTCAGCATTGATTATTACGGAGCGGATGTCTTCAGCACGGAAGTGATGAAGAAGTACCTGCCAAAAGACACGGCAAAAACCCTCCTGGCCACTATCCAGGACGGGCTTCCGCTGAACGCGGATATTGCCGCGGATGTAGCCCACGCCATGAAGCAGTGGGCTCTGGAACGGGGAGCCACTCACTATACGCACTGGTTCCAGCCCATGACGGGCTCCACGGCGGAGAAGCACGATTCCTTCCTGGATCCCAAGGGAATGGAACCCATCATGAGCTTTTCCGGCAAAAACCTGATTGTGAGCGAACCGGACGCCTCCAGCTTCCCCTCCGGCGGCTTGCGCTGCACCTTTGAGGCCCGCGGCTACACCGCATGGGACCCCACCAGCCCCGCCTTTATCAAGAGGCACGGGAACGGAGCCACGCTCTGCATCCCTACCGCCTACTGTTCTTATACGGGAGACGCTCTGGATAAGAAGACTCCGCTGCTGCGCTCCCGCCAGGCATTGGGCAATGCCGTCAAGAAGCTGATGAAGAGTTTCGGCCTTCCGGATGAACACGTGACCATTACGCTGGGGCCTGAACAGGAATACTTCCTCATTGACAAGAACTTCTACCTGAACCGCCCGGACCTGGTCCAGACGGGTCGCACCCTTTTCGGCGCCCCTCCCGCCAAGCACCAGCAGCTGGAAGACCATTATTTCGGCTCCATCAAGCCCCGTATCCTTAATTTCATGAGCGACGTGGAACAGGAACTCTGGAGACTGGGAATCCCGGCCAAGACCCGCCACAACGAAGTGGCGCCCGCGCAGTTTGAACTGGCTCCTTTGTTTGAGGACGTGAACCTGGCGATTGACCACAACATGCTGGTGATGGAAGTTTTGCGCCAGCAGGCCAGCAAGCACGGCCTGGTATGCCTGCTTCATGAAAAGCCCTTCGCAGGCGTCAACGGTTCCGGCAAGCATAACAACTGGTCCATTTCCTACGGGAACAAAAACCTGCTGGACCCCGGTTCGGACCCGCAGCAGAACGCCATTTTCCTGACCGTCCTGACCGCCATCATCGAGGCCGTTGACAAGCACAGCGACCTGCTGCGCAATTCCGTGGCCAGCGCCGGGAACGACCACCGCCTGGGAGCAAACGAAGCGCCTCCCGCCATTATCTCCATCTTCCTGGGCGCCCAGCTCAATGAAGTGATTGAGAATATGATCAACGGCTCTTCCGGCTGCGGCAAGCGCAACGATACGCTCAAGATCGGCGTAGACACGCTTCCCGTTCTTCCCCGGGATGCGACGGACCGCAACCGCACCAGCCCGTTTGCCTTCACCGGCAACAAGTTTGAATTCCGTGCTCCGGGCTCCTCCCAATCCTGCGCGGGCCCCATGATGACCCTGAACACCATTGTGGCGGAATCCCTTGATTCCCTGGCGGAAGAACTTTCCTCCTTCGCTCCGGAAACATTCCTGCCGCAGCTCCAGGAAACGCTCAAGCGCAGGATTTCCGAACACAAGAGAATCATCTTCAACGGGGACAATTATTCGGAAGAATGGGTGAAAGAAGCGGAACGCCGCGGCCTCCCCAATCTGAAAAATACGATGACGGCTCTTCACACCCTGGTGAATGAAAAGAATGTGGCCCTGTTTGAAAAGTACGGCGTCTTTTCCAGGCGGGAGCTGGAATCCAGGTTTGAGATTTTCCTGGAAGAATACCACAGACGCATCCGCATTGAAGGGCGCCTGTCCTGGGAAATGGCGGCCACCATCATCCTCCCCGCCCTGCGCAACGAATACGGGCAAACCGTTGCCGCGCTCTCCAGGGCGCTGGAAGCCAGGCGGACCAACGGTACCGCCGCCCTGCAGAAGCTGGCGGACAAGCTGGGCGACGCCCTGGATTCCATCGTATCCGACCTGGATACCCTGGAGACGGCGCTTACGAGCTGCCATGAGGACATCCTTGCCGCGATGTCCCGATTGAGAACCAGCGTCGATGCCGCAGAAACCCTGGTGAACGACCGGTCCTGGCCTCTCCCCAAGTACCGGGAAATGCTGTTCATCTATTAG
- the gmd gene encoding GDP-mannose 4,6-dehydratase, whose translation MSKIALISGITGQDGSFLAEFLIDKGYEVHGILRRSSSFNTGRIEHLYLDEWVRDMKKNRLINLHYGDMTDSSSLIRIIQTVQPDEIYNLAAQSHVKVSFDVPEYTAETDAVGTLRMLEAVRILGMEKKCRIYQASTSELFGLVQEVPQKETTPFYPRSPYGVAKQYGFWITKNYRESYNMFAVNGILFNHESERRGENFVTRKITLAAARIAQGMQDKLYLGNLNALRDWGYAKDYVECMWLILQHDTPEDFVIATGEMHTVREFCTLAFREAGIELEWEGEGVEERGRDRKTGNILVEVDPKYFRPAEVEQLLGDPTKAKTLLGWNPTSTPFEELVRIMVRHDMKYVKTPVHF comes from the coding sequence ATGAGCAAAATCGCATTAATCTCCGGCATCACGGGACAGGACGGTTCCTTTCTCGCAGAGTTCCTGATTGACAAAGGGTATGAAGTACACGGCATCCTGCGCCGGTCCTCCTCCTTCAACACGGGCCGCATCGAACACCTTTACCTGGACGAATGGGTGCGGGACATGAAGAAAAACCGCCTGATTAACCTCCACTACGGGGACATGACGGATTCCAGTTCACTCATCCGCATCATCCAGACCGTGCAGCCGGATGAAATCTACAATCTGGCAGCCCAGAGCCATGTGAAAGTCAGCTTTGACGTACCGGAATACACGGCGGAAACGGATGCCGTGGGAACCCTCCGCATGCTGGAAGCCGTCCGCATTCTGGGCATGGAAAAGAAATGCCGCATCTACCAGGCTTCCACGTCCGAGCTTTTCGGGCTGGTGCAGGAAGTCCCCCAGAAGGAAACCACGCCGTTTTATCCCCGTTCACCCTACGGCGTAGCCAAGCAATACGGATTCTGGATTACCAAGAATTACCGGGAATCTTACAATATGTTTGCCGTTAACGGCATCCTGTTCAACCACGAAAGCGAACGCCGCGGAGAAAACTTCGTTACCCGCAAAATCACGCTGGCGGCGGCACGCATTGCCCAGGGCATGCAGGACAAGCTCTACCTGGGCAACCTGAACGCCCTGCGCGACTGGGGTTACGCCAAGGATTACGTGGAATGCATGTGGCTGATTCTCCAGCATGACACACCGGAGGATTTCGTCATCGCCACCGGGGAAATGCACACGGTCAGGGAATTCTGCACGCTGGCCTTCCGTGAGGCCGGAATAGAGCTGGAATGGGAGGGAGAAGGCGTGGAAGAACGCGGACGCGACAGGAAGACGGGCAATATTCTGGTGGAAGTGGACCCCAAATATTTCCGCCCTGCCGAAGTTGAACAACTGTTGGGAGACCCAACCAAGGCCAAAACCCTTCTTGGCTGGAACCCCACCTCCACTCCGTTTGAGGAACTCGTGCGCATCATGGTGCGCCACGACATGAAATACGTAAAAACTCCCGTTCATTTCTGA
- the carA gene encoding glutamine-hydrolyzing carbamoyl-phosphate synthase small subunit codes for MRAILALEDGSVFIGSHFGATGTEVGEACFNTSMTGYQEVLTDPSYSGQIVTMTYPLIGNYGVNPEDGESGKAQVSGFVVAELAKVHSNWRATESLGPWLEKQGVIGIEGVDTRKIAKHLRSAGAMRACLTTELTPEEAVEAARNAPSMEGCNIVDKIGSHPMTPEEVDALVTGKTLPPAEYDIVAFDFGIKYNILRQLRENGFRVTVVPAHTTAEEVLAMNPDGVFLSNGPGDPATLTDIHREVAALIGKVPMFGICLGHQIISHALGAKTFKLKFGHRGANHPVKDLKTGKISITSQNHGFAVDPDTVPDDVEITLINLNDNTVEGIAHRTLPVFSVQYHPEAAPGPRDPQYLFRDFRKMIAASKRQHAR; via the coding sequence ATGAGAGCCATTCTCGCACTGGAAGACGGAAGCGTCTTCATCGGTTCGCACTTCGGGGCCACGGGCACGGAAGTGGGGGAAGCCTGCTTCAACACGTCCATGACCGGCTATCAGGAAGTATTGACGGATCCGTCCTACAGCGGCCAGATCGTCACCATGACTTATCCTCTGATCGGCAATTACGGCGTCAACCCGGAAGACGGGGAATCAGGCAAAGCGCAGGTCAGCGGCTTTGTGGTGGCGGAACTGGCGAAAGTCCACTCCAACTGGCGTGCCACGGAATCCCTGGGCCCGTGGCTGGAAAAACAGGGCGTCATCGGCATTGAAGGGGTGGATACCCGCAAAATCGCCAAGCATCTGCGCTCCGCCGGAGCCATGCGCGCCTGCCTCACCACGGAGCTGACTCCGGAGGAAGCCGTGGAAGCAGCCAGAAACGCCCCCTCCATGGAAGGCTGCAATATCGTGGACAAAATCGGTTCCCACCCCATGACACCGGAGGAAGTGGACGCGCTGGTTACGGGAAAAACTCTGCCCCCTGCGGAATACGACATCGTCGCCTTTGACTTCGGCATTAAATACAACATCCTGCGCCAGTTGAGGGAAAACGGCTTCCGCGTAACCGTAGTTCCCGCCCACACGACGGCGGAGGAAGTGCTTGCCATGAACCCGGACGGCGTCTTTCTTTCCAATGGTCCGGGAGATCCCGCCACGCTGACGGACATTCACCGGGAAGTAGCTGCATTGATTGGGAAAGTGCCCATGTTCGGCATCTGCCTGGGCCACCAGATTATTTCCCACGCGCTGGGAGCGAAAACCTTCAAGCTGAAGTTCGGGCACCGTGGAGCGAACCATCCGGTCAAAGATTTGAAAACGGGTAAAATCAGCATTACGTCCCAGAACCACGGTTTTGCCGTGGATCCGGACACCGTGCCGGACGACGTGGAAATAACGCTGATCAATCTGAATGACAATACCGTGGAAGGCATCGCCCACAGGACGCTTCCCGTATTCAGCGTGCAATACCACCCGGAAGCGGCGCCCGGCCCCAGAGACCCCCAGTATCTGTTCCGAGATTTCAGGAAAATGATTGCGGCCAGCAAGCGGCAACATGCCCGCTGA
- a CDS encoding Na+/H+ antiporter NhaC family protein has product MTSPPDNQDTPPAKASLWALSPLLVFFLLYLVISIAVQDFYAVPVTVAFMAAAVWAVFITRGKSMAERVDLFSSGVANRNILMMVWIFVLAGAFAQSARDMGAIDATVQLTLRLLPDNLLLASVFIASCFISLSVGTSVGTIVALAPVATGLAQATQVSAGMMTAIVVGGAFFGDNLSFISDTTIAATRTQGCAMRDKFRANIKVALPAALLALACYILLGWNVQSPSTADISIEWMKVFPYLLVLVTALAGIHVMAVLTMGLLATGLIGIGMGYFSFMAWFQAMGSGMTGMGELIIVTLLAGGVLSIIRFNGGIAYIIGKITAHIHSRRGAEFSIAGLVSLANLCTANNTIAIITAGPIAKEISDKFHIPPKRSASILDTFSCLVQGVIPYGAQMLMATGISQVSPLLVMKYLYYPLILGICSTLAIALAPGGTERRRKR; this is encoded by the coding sequence ATGACCAGCCCCCCGGACAACCAGGATACGCCCCCCGCCAAAGCCAGCCTGTGGGCGCTGAGCCCCCTGCTGGTTTTCTTCCTGCTTTACCTGGTCATCTCCATAGCCGTACAGGATTTTTACGCCGTGCCGGTCACGGTAGCCTTTATGGCGGCAGCTGTCTGGGCCGTTTTCATCACCCGCGGAAAAAGCATGGCGGAACGGGTGGATCTGTTTTCCTCCGGAGTAGCCAACCGGAACATCCTGATGATGGTCTGGATTTTCGTGCTGGCAGGAGCCTTCGCCCAGTCTGCTAGGGATATGGGAGCCATTGACGCCACCGTGCAGCTTACGCTGCGGCTTCTTCCGGACAATCTGCTGCTTGCCAGCGTGTTCATCGCCTCCTGTTTCATCTCCCTCTCCGTAGGAACATCCGTAGGCACCATTGTCGCTCTGGCTCCCGTAGCCACAGGGCTGGCACAAGCCACGCAGGTCAGTGCCGGCATGATGACGGCCATTGTGGTGGGGGGAGCATTCTTCGGAGACAATCTTTCCTTCATTTCAGACACCACGATCGCCGCCACCCGTACGCAGGGCTGCGCCATGCGGGACAAATTCCGGGCCAACATAAAGGTGGCGCTCCCCGCCGCCCTGCTGGCCCTGGCCTGCTACATCCTGCTCGGATGGAACGTGCAGTCCCCCTCCACAGCGGATATCTCCATTGAATGGATGAAGGTATTCCCCTATCTGCTCGTACTGGTGACGGCCCTGGCCGGAATCCATGTCATGGCCGTTCTGACCATGGGGCTCCTTGCAACGGGACTGATTGGCATCGGCATGGGGTATTTCTCCTTCATGGCCTGGTTCCAAGCCATGGGCAGCGGCATGACCGGCATGGGAGAACTGATCATCGTCACTCTGCTGGCCGGCGGCGTGCTGTCCATCATCCGTTTCAACGGAGGCATCGCGTATATTATCGGAAAAATTACGGCCCATATCCACAGCAGGCGCGGCGCGGAATTCAGCATTGCCGGGCTGGTTTCCCTGGCCAACCTCTGCACGGCCAACAATACGATCGCCATCATCACGGCAGGCCCCATCGCCAAGGAAATAAGCGACAAATTCCATATCCCACCCAAACGCAGCGCCAGCATTCTGGACACCTTTTCCTGCCTGGTTCAGGGAGTCATCCCCTACGGCGCTCAAATGCTCATGGCCACCGGAATCTCCCAGGTTTCTCCCCTGCTGGTCATGAAATACCTGTATTATCCCCTGATTCTGGGCATCTGCTCCACCCTTGCCATTGCGCTGGCACCGGGAGGGACGGAAAGACGGAGGAAACGCTGA